A DNA window from Thiothrix subterranea contains the following coding sequences:
- a CDS encoding PIN domain-containing protein: MQRPLDDRTQPRINVEAEAILTILGLVEKQYLKLAGSEALDFEISRISDANRKSRIEEMLRLTCQQITVNDEIQQSARVFMTQGIKPMDALHLASAISAGVDYFCTTDDNFLKKAKVANSGNTKVTSPLELITEVAR; encoded by the coding sequence TTGCAACGACCATTGGACGACCGTACTCAACCGCGTATCAATGTTGAGGCTGAAGCGATTTTGACAATATTGGGTTTGGTTGAAAAACAGTACTTGAAGCTCGCCGGATCTGAGGCACTGGATTTCGAAATTTCGCGAATTTCTGATGCCAATCGAAAAAGTCGCATTGAAGAAATGTTACGCCTTACCTGCCAGCAAATTACTGTTAATGATGAAATTCAGCAATCTGCCCGTGTCTTCATGACACAAGGCATCAAGCCTATGGATGCGTTGCATTTGGCTTCTGCCATCAGTGCAGGTGTTGATTATTTCTGCACTACGGATGACAATTTTTTGAAAAAAGCCAAAGTCGCTAATAGCGGCAATACAAAAGTTACATCGCCATTGGAACTTATCACTGAGGTCGCACGATGA
- a CDS encoding N-6 DNA methylase: protein MIEQLTYLLFIKRLDELHTLKEKQANRTLKPLENPIFSEKQAALRWSRFKGMNAEVMFATVRDQVFPFIKTLGQNTTDAEATQNTYSQHMKDAMLTMPSPRVLSNVVDQLDSIDMSDADTKGDLYEYMLGKIASAGQNGQFRTPRHIIKLMVDMTAPTPQDAICDPACGTAGSEEIPPFLVPPLIRGG, encoded by the coding sequence GTGATTGAACAGCTTACCTATCTGCTGTTTATCAAACGGCTGGATGAGTTGCACACCCTCAAGGAAAAACAGGCGAACCGTACACTTAAGCCGCTGGAAAACCCGATTTTCAGTGAGAAACAAGCCGCGTTGCGCTGGTCGCGTTTCAAAGGCATGAATGCTGAGGTGATGTTCGCCACCGTGCGCGATCAGGTGTTCCCTTTCATCAAAACGCTGGGGCAGAACACGACGGATGCGGAAGCCACGCAAAACACCTACAGCCAGCACATGAAGGATGCCATGCTTACCATGCCGTCGCCGCGTGTGTTGTCGAACGTGGTGGATCAGCTTGATAGCATTGATATGAGTGATGCCGATACCAAGGGCGATTTGTACGAATACATGCTGGGCAAGATTGCCAGTGCGGGGCAAAACGGGCAGTTCCGCACGCCGCGCCATATTATCAAGCTGATGGTGGATATGACCGCGCCTACCCCACAAGATGCGATTTGTGACCCGGCGTGTGGGACGGCGGGGAGCGAAGAGATACCGCCGTTTCTTGTTCCTCCCCTCATAAGGGGAGGTTAG
- a CDS encoding HVO_A0114 family putative DNA-binding protein, whose translation MSDNTLIISIGDMDDDFADVINVWESGAAAAPLNRLTFESMTGFLSFLTPKRWELLTVLRKHGHISIKKLSEILNRDYKNTHTDVKAMQEISLIEKDDSDLVYVPWDDLDIKLNLKQAA comes from the coding sequence ATGAGTGATAACACATTAATCATTAGTATCGGTGATATGGACGATGACTTTGCCGATGTGATCAACGTTTGGGAAAGTGGTGCAGCCGCTGCTCCTTTAAACCGTCTGACGTTTGAATCCATGACGGGCTTTTTGTCATTCCTCACTCCCAAACGTTGGGAATTGTTGACAGTATTGCGCAAACACGGGCATATCAGCATCAAAAAGCTGTCCGAAATTCTCAATCGCGACTACAAAAATACGCATACGGACGTAAAAGCTATGCAGGAAATCAGTCTGATTGAAAAAGATGACAGTGATCTGGTGTATGTACCTTGGGACGATCTGGACATCAAGCTGAATCTGAAACAGGCGGCGTGA